Proteins found in one Clostridium kluyveri DSM 555 genomic segment:
- a CDS encoding DUF4364 family protein has product MFEDTLELAENKLLLLYIFKKIKFPISDNAITEIILENDFINYFTMKQYLNELLSSNFITQIDKANNHNLIITEKGLKVLCLFKNRISKDKLDIIDHYLEKQSKNIKEHLSINTHVLKDKNNFIVDLKISENDSILMEIKLNVDSDKKAKKLCKKWEKNFSELYQKIVESLMEN; this is encoded by the coding sequence ATGTTTGAAGATACTTTGGAACTTGCAGAAAATAAATTATTATTACTTTATATATTTAAAAAAATCAAATTCCCTATTTCAGATAATGCCATAACTGAAATTATACTAGAGAATGATTTTATAAATTATTTTACTATGAAACAATATTTAAATGAACTTTTGTCTTCTAATTTTATCACTCAGATAGATAAAGCTAATAATCATAATCTAATAATTACCGAGAAGGGGTTAAAAGTATTATGCTTATTTAAAAATAGAATTTCAAAAGACAAACTAGATATCATAGACCATTATTTAGAAAAACAAAGCAAAAACATAAAAGAACACCTTTCAATAAATACTCATGTTTTAAAAGACAAAAATAATTTTATTGTAGATTTAAAGATATCAGAGAATGATTCTATATTAATGGAAATAAAATTAAATGTAGATTCTGATAAAAAGGCAAAAAAATTGTGTAAAAAATGGGAAAAAAATTTTTCAGAACTTTATCAGAAAATTGTGGAATCTCTCATGGAAAATTAA
- a CDS encoding YncE family protein has product MVLDYLYVCSTSSDLVSKVNLDDFHEEKKIHLKSDDIIYRVGPQGICVGNDKIITANRYNNAITIIDKKNEVQEESYYIGECCNDAVVYGNNVYIICGDLNSVLIFDLKLKRVVERIPCGNLPYSICLNKERKLLLIANMKDDSITLIDCENREYVKNVRVGCYPTKAVFTVDGKHVLICESNIGSEFKGSIAILSLKNYKIINRIIVGNSPMDIYCNSRYGFVANFGDGTISILDINNYKEKKRIIVGGMPRNVIKYKDNLYIGDNYNNLLIKLNIKNESKKYIPIGGEPTGMIIN; this is encoded by the coding sequence ATGGTATTGGACTATCTTTATGTATGTAGCACTTCTTCTGATCTTGTATCAAAGGTTAACTTGGATGATTTTCATGAAGAAAAGAAAATACATTTAAAGTCTGATGATATAATTTATAGAGTTGGACCTCAAGGCATATGTGTGGGTAATGATAAGATTATAACTGCCAATAGATATAATAATGCCATAACTATAATAGATAAGAAAAATGAAGTTCAAGAAGAAAGTTATTATATAGGAGAATGCTGCAATGATGCAGTGGTTTATGGCAATAATGTTTATATAATATGTGGAGATTTAAATAGTGTATTAATATTTGATTTAAAATTGAAGAGAGTAGTTGAACGCATACCCTGTGGAAATCTTCCCTATAGTATATGCCTAAATAAGGAAAGAAAATTATTATTAATAGCCAACATGAAAGATGACAGTATAACTTTAATAGATTGTGAAAATAGAGAATATGTAAAAAATGTAAGAGTGGGCTGCTATCCCACTAAAGCTGTATTTACGGTAGATGGAAAACATGTATTAATATGTGAGAGTAATATAGGATCGGAATTTAAGGGAAGTATAGCTATTTTGTCTTTGAAAAACTATAAAATCATAAATAGAATTATTGTAGGAAATTCTCCTATGGATATATATTGTAATAGCAGATATGGTTTCGTAGCTAATTTTGGTGATGGAACCATAAGTATTCTAGATATAAATAATTATAAAGAAAAAAAGAGAATAATTGTAGGGGGTATGCCAAGAAATGTAATAAAGTATAAAGATAATTTATATATAGGTGATAACTATAATAATTTACTTATAAAATTAAATATAAAAAATGAAAGTAAAAAATATATACCTATAGGAGGGGAACCTACAGGTATGATTATAAATTGA
- a CDS encoding TIGR03905 family TSCPD domain-containing protein: MYSYITKGVCSRQINFDISDNKIKNVNFIGGCNGNLQGISRLVEGMDLNEAIKKLQGISCNGKGTSCPDQLATALKEFAAKN; the protein is encoded by the coding sequence ATGTATAGTTATATAACAAAAGGAGTATGTTCAAGACAAATAAATTTTGATATATCTGACAATAAGATTAAAAATGTAAATTTTATAGGAGGATGTAATGGCAACCTTCAGGGGATATCCCGATTAGTGGAGGGAATGGATTTAAATGAAGCCATAAAAAAACTGCAGGGTATTTCCTGCAATGGAAAAGGTACCTCCTGTCCTGATCAACTGGCAACTGCTCTCAAAGAATTTGCTGCAAAGAATTAA
- a CDS encoding bifunctional folylpolyglutamate synthase/dihydrofolate synthase codes for MNYKDTLQYINNIAKFGVNLGLERTEKILELLGNPHKKIKAVHVAGTNGKGSITVMISRVLMEAGFKVGMYTSPYLEKFEERIQINGKNISHDDLSRVVTKVSKAVDKVLQLGYDNPTEFEVITCAMFYYFWEKKVEIAVIEVGLGGRFDSTNVMVSFAKECEGGVMASVIASISYDHMNILGDTLEKIAYEKAGIIKKGIPVILYPQSESVEKVIEKVCEEKGSELLKVPVNSSNLIGGNKIDSGSREYVQQVKIATKEADYDIKLSLLGKHQLLNCAAALFTLEQLSRYDILVDKSVISRALGNVSWKGRLEVMGRNPLVVIDGAHNIQGISMLKENICRYFQYNDMILILGILADKEVEKMVKTIVPLAKRVMAVTPKDKRGQIAGRLKTIIGKYNSNCEDFNDYEKAYRKALSYCSKEDLILVCGSLYMVGDMRKIIKRHGDVSDN; via the coding sequence ATGAATTATAAGGATACATTGCAGTATATAAACAATATTGCTAAATTTGGAGTGAACTTAGGTCTTGAAAGAACGGAAAAAATATTAGAGCTTTTAGGGAATCCACATAAAAAAATAAAAGCTGTACATGTTGCAGGAACTAATGGAAAAGGTTCTATTACTGTGATGATAAGTAGGGTATTAATGGAGGCCGGATTTAAAGTGGGCATGTATACTTCTCCTTATTTAGAGAAATTTGAAGAGAGAATTCAAATAAATGGGAAAAATATATCCCATGATGATTTAAGCAGAGTAGTTACTAAGGTATCGAAGGCGGTAGATAAAGTTTTACAACTGGGCTATGATAATCCAACGGAGTTTGAAGTAATCACCTGTGCTATGTTCTATTATTTCTGGGAAAAAAAAGTAGAAATAGCGGTAATTGAAGTAGGACTTGGAGGAAGATTTGATTCTACCAATGTCATGGTTTCCTTTGCCAAAGAGTGTGAAGGGGGAGTTATGGCAAGTGTAATTGCCTCCATAAGTTATGATCACATGAACATATTGGGTGATACTTTAGAGAAAATAGCCTATGAAAAGGCAGGAATAATCAAAAAAGGTATTCCCGTAATACTTTATCCTCAGTCGGAATCCGTTGAGAAGGTCATAGAAAAAGTATGTGAGGAAAAGGGCAGTGAACTTCTAAAGGTTCCTGTAAATTCTTCTAATCTTATAGGTGGAAATAAGATTGACAGCGGAAGCAGAGAATATGTACAGCAGGTAAAAATAGCTACCAAAGAAGCCGATTATGACATTAAACTATCTCTTTTGGGTAAACATCAGCTTTTAAATTGTGCCGCAGCTTTATTTACTTTAGAACAATTATCCAGATATGATATTTTGGTGGATAAGTCTGTAATATCAAGAGCGTTAGGTAATGTAAGCTGGAAGGGAAGGCTTGAAGTCATGGGCAGAAATCCATTGGTAGTGATAGATGGAGCTCATAATATACAGGGAATTTCAATGCTTAAAGAAAATATATGTAGGTATTTTCAATATAATGATATGATTTTAATACTTGGTATACTGGCAGATAAAGAAGTAGAGAAGATGGTAAAGACCATTGTGCCTCTCGCAAAAAGGGTTATGGCAGTTACCCCCAAAGATAAAAGAGGGCAAATAGCAGGTAGACTGAAAACTATAATAGGAAAGTATAACTCTAATTGTGAAGATTTTAATGATTATGAAAAAGCATATAGAAAAGCACTTTCTTATTGTAGTAAAGAGGACTTAATTTTAGTGTGTGGTTCGCTGTATATGGTAGGAGATATGAGGAAGATTATAAAAAGACATGGTGATGTATCAGATAATTAA
- a CDS encoding valine--tRNA ligase — translation MSEKKEMATTYNPKAFEERLYNIWQEKGYFTPKADHTKKSYTIVIPPPNITGKLHLGHALDDTIQDIIIRTKRMQGYNTLWVPGEDHASIATEVKVEKELLKDGVVKKEIGREAFLKRTWEWTDEYRARIREQIKKLGCSVDFTRERFTMDEGLNKAVRKFFVKLYEEGFIYQGNRIINWCPKCHTAISDAEIEYGEQQGHFWHIKYKVIDSDEYLEIATTRPETMFGDTAIAVNPEDERYKHLIGKTALLPILNREIPIVSDDYVDMEFGTGAVKITPAHDPNDYYVGKRHNLPEIIVLNENGTVKLPGTKYDGLDRYEARKLLVKDLEEQGFLVKVKEHVHNVGCHDRCETTIEPMLSKQWFVKMESLAKPAVDVVKNKKVKFIPERFEKTYFNWMENIQDWCISRQLWWGHRIPVWYCKDCGEVIVSDRDPSKCSKCNSSNIEQDKDVLDTWFSSALWPFSTLGWPENTEDLKCFYPNNTLVTGYDIIFFWVARMIFSGLYCMDDIPFENVLIHGIVRDSEGRKMSKSLGNGVDPIEVIGEYGADALRFALITGNAPGNDIRYYPERVESARNFANKIWNASRFVLMNLDENIMDKYKACREYSDADKWILSRLNTLAKEVTDNIEKFELGIAAQKMYDFIWGEFCDWYIELVKPVMYGGSEKEKGVAYNVLNNVLVTSLQLFHPIMPFITEEIYSHLYTDCESITVSSWPEYNEKFKDSKVEKDMEYIIEAIKAIRNVRAEMNVPFSKKAKLLIYITEKNALDTFKNGEEYFKKLASASEIEFLDDKSKVSENAVSAVTTGAELFIPLLEIVDKDKEIERLSKEKEKLEKEIKRVDSKLSNEKFLSKAPKSVVDGEREKGDKYREMLETVIERLESLK, via the coding sequence ATGTCAGAAAAAAAAGAAATGGCAACTACTTATAATCCAAAAGCATTTGAAGAAAGGCTTTATAATATTTGGCAGGAAAAAGGCTATTTTACACCTAAAGCAGATCACACAAAAAAGTCCTATACTATAGTGATCCCCCCTCCAAATATCACAGGAAAGCTGCATTTAGGTCATGCACTGGATGATACCATTCAAGATATAATAATAAGAACCAAGAGGATGCAAGGGTACAATACATTATGGGTGCCGGGAGAAGATCATGCCAGTATAGCCACAGAAGTTAAAGTAGAAAAGGAACTTTTAAAAGATGGAGTTGTAAAGAAGGAGATAGGAAGAGAGGCTTTTCTTAAGAGAACCTGGGAATGGACTGATGAATATAGGGCCAGGATAAGGGAGCAGATAAAAAAATTAGGCTGTTCTGTGGATTTCACACGGGAAAGATTCACTATGGATGAGGGGCTGAATAAGGCCGTTAGAAAGTTTTTTGTAAAATTATATGAAGAAGGATTTATATATCAGGGAAATAGAATAATAAACTGGTGTCCTAAGTGCCATACTGCCATATCCGATGCGGAAATTGAGTACGGTGAGCAGCAGGGCCATTTTTGGCATATAAAATATAAAGTAATTGACAGTGATGAGTATCTGGAAATAGCAACTACAAGACCGGAGACTATGTTTGGAGATACAGCTATTGCAGTGAACCCTGAGGATGAGAGATATAAACATCTGATAGGAAAAACTGCACTGCTTCCAATCTTAAATAGGGAGATACCAATAGTTTCTGATGACTACGTAGATATGGAATTTGGTACAGGAGCAGTAAAAATAACTCCAGCTCATGACCCTAATGACTATTATGTAGGTAAAAGACATAATTTACCTGAAATCATAGTATTAAATGAAAATGGGACTGTAAAACTTCCAGGAACCAAATATGATGGACTTGACAGATATGAAGCTAGAAAATTATTGGTAAAGGATTTAGAAGAGCAGGGATTTTTGGTAAAAGTAAAGGAACATGTACATAACGTAGGTTGTCATGACAGATGTGAGACTACTATTGAACCTATGCTCTCAAAGCAGTGGTTTGTAAAGATGGAGTCCCTTGCAAAGCCCGCTGTAGATGTAGTAAAAAATAAAAAAGTTAAATTTATACCGGAAAGATTTGAAAAAACTTATTTTAACTGGATGGAAAATATTCAAGATTGGTGTATATCCAGACAGCTGTGGTGGGGACATAGAATTCCAGTGTGGTATTGCAAAGACTGTGGAGAAGTTATAGTAAGTGATAGGGATCCTTCAAAGTGCAGCAAGTGTAATTCTAGCAATATAGAGCAGGATAAAGATGTACTGGATACCTGGTTTAGTTCTGCCCTATGGCCTTTTTCCACATTGGGCTGGCCTGAAAATACAGAGGATTTAAAGTGCTTTTATCCTAATAATACCTTAGTTACAGGGTACGATATAATATTTTTCTGGGTAGCACGTATGATATTTTCTGGATTATATTGTATGGATGATATTCCTTTTGAAAATGTATTGATACATGGAATTGTGAGAGATTCAGAAGGAAGAAAAATGTCTAAATCCCTTGGAAATGGTGTTGATCCAATAGAAGTAATAGGTGAATATGGGGCAGATGCACTTAGATTTGCACTTATTACAGGAAATGCACCGGGAAATGATATAAGATATTATCCAGAAAGGGTAGAGTCTGCTAGAAATTTTGCCAATAAAATATGGAATGCTTCAAGATTTGTACTTATGAATTTAGATGAAAATATAATGGATAAGTACAAAGCATGCAGGGAGTATAGTGATGCAGATAAATGGATACTTTCAAGGTTAAATACTTTGGCAAAGGAAGTAACGGATAATATAGAGAAGTTTGAACTTGGAATAGCCGCGCAAAAAATGTACGATTTCATCTGGGGTGAATTCTGTGACTGGTATATAGAACTTGTAAAGCCAGTTATGTACGGTGGAAGTGAAAAAGAGAAGGGAGTTGCATACAATGTGTTGAACAATGTACTTGTTACTTCGCTTCAACTGTTCCATCCTATAATGCCATTTATAACGGAGGAAATATACTCTCATCTTTATACGGATTGTGAATCCATAACTGTTTCATCCTGGCCAGAATATAATGAAAAGTTTAAGGATTCAAAAGTAGAAAAAGATATGGAATATATTATAGAGGCCATTAAAGCAATCAGAAATGTAAGGGCAGAAATGAATGTACCATTTTCAAAAAAGGCAAAATTATTAATATATATAACGGAGAAAAATGCATTGGATACTTTTAAAAATGGGGAAGAATATTTTAAGAAGTTGGCTTCTGCCAGTGAAATTGAATTTTTAGATGATAAGAGTAAGGTTTCAGAAAATGCGGTATCTGCAGTAACTACAGGAGCTGAATTATTTATTCCTCTTCTGGAGATTGTAGATAAAGACAAGGAAATTGAAAGACTCAGTAAGGAAAAAGAGAAATTAGAAAAGGAAATAAAAAGAGTAGATAGTAAACTTTCAAATGAGAAATTCCTCTCAAAAGCGCCAAAGTCTGTTGTGGATGGAGAGAGAGAAAAAGGGGATAAGTATAGAGAAATGCTTGAAACTGTAATTGAGAGATTGGAAAGTCTAAAATAA
- a CDS encoding ABC transporter substrate-binding protein — translation MQQVLSGSCDIGFCGPEQTIYIYNQKREDFPVIFAQLTSTDGSFLVGRNKEEDFKWESVKGKTIIGGRPGGVPEMTLEYVLKNHGIQPGRDVNIITNLAYTATAGAFKASTGDYVALFEPTASMLQKDKNGYIAASIGKSAGNIPYTCYFATKSYISKNPEIIQRFTKAIYEGQMWVKEHSDEEVAQSIKSFFPGTSEDILKSVVKNYRDIDAYADTPVIQEEDLNRLMDIIQSYKADLIPERPPFNKIVNNSFAKEAIK, via the coding sequence ATGCAGCAGGTACTTAGCGGAAGCTGCGATATAGGATTTTGTGGTCCTGAACAAACCATATATATATATAATCAGAAACGAGAGGATTTTCCTGTGATTTTTGCACAATTAACTTCTACAGATGGTTCTTTCTTGGTGGGAAGAAATAAAGAAGAAGATTTTAAGTGGGAATCTGTAAAAGGAAAAACTATAATTGGAGGGAGACCTGGGGGAGTTCCAGAGATGACACTGGAATATGTACTTAAAAATCACGGCATACAACCTGGCAGAGATGTAAATATAATAACAAATCTAGCCTATACTGCTACAGCCGGTGCATTTAAAGCTAGTACGGGAGATTATGTGGCTCTTTTTGAACCAACAGCCAGTATGCTCCAAAAAGATAAAAATGGTTATATAGCAGCCTCAATAGGTAAATCTGCAGGTAACATTCCATATACCTGTTATTTTGCTACAAAATCCTATATATCAAAGAATCCTGAAATTATACAAAGGTTTACTAAGGCTATTTATGAAGGCCAAATGTGGGTTAAAGAACACAGCGATGAGGAAGTAGCCCAATCTATCAAATCATTTTTCCCTGGAACTAGTGAAGACATATTAAAGTCTGTAGTGAAAAATTATAGAGATATAGATGCCTATGCAGATACACCTGTTATACAAGAAGAAGATTTAAACAGGCTTATGGATATAATACAGTCCTATAAAGCTGATTTAATACCTGAAAGGCCCCCTTTTAATAAGATAGTCAATAATTCTTTTGCAAAAGAAGCTATTAAATAA
- a CDS encoding helix-turn-helix domain-containing protein — MRKKLGFTQNQMARKLGISQGTLSKLENNSVYKINIIKIAFIRKVCDIFFVMPHNIISIFL; from the coding sequence ATGCGAAAAAAATTAGGATTTACGCAAAATCAAATGGCTAGAAAGCTTGGTATAAGCCAAGGCACATTAAGTAAGTTAGAAAACAATTCTGTTTATAAAATCAATATTATAAAGATTGCCTTTATAAGGAAGGTGTGCGATATTTTTTTTGTTATGCCCCATAATATTATTTCTATATTTTTATGA
- a CDS encoding helix-turn-helix domain-containing protein — MGLKKSFGDKIYDLRMGLELTQEEFIARLRPPFSRTTLSYIENGISMPSAEFIKAICEAYNVSADWLLDINDTIALTIKEKQLLDKYNKLCEKNKQLVFNLLDALNYKIDKDEQKGSS; from the coding sequence ATGGGATTAAAAAAGTCTTTTGGAGATAAAATCTATGATTTGCGCATGGGGCTTGAGTTAACTCAAGAAGAATTTATCGCTCGACTTAGGCCACCGTTTTCCAGAACAACTTTAAGTTACATAGAAAATGGTATATCTATGCCTAGCGCGGAGTTTATAAAAGCTATATGTGAAGCATATAATGTATCTGCCGATTGGCTTTTAGATATAAATGATACAATAGCATTAACGATAAAAGAAAAACAACTTCTGGACAAATATAATAAATTGTGTGAAAAGAACAAGCAACTTGTTTTCAACTTATTGGATGCCCTTAATTATAAAATTGATAAAGATGAACAGAAAGGCTCTAGCTAA
- a CDS encoding DUF2335 domain-containing protein encodes MGNKKISGGLQDGEIKPEETSKEENGEEILPKEAEGIPQEKVEASEILNKEDLKKENRTLKRKVFRGSIFTGPLPPPEIFEKYEKVCPGAADRIICMAEKQMNHRHSLEEKFLDSSSRNSIVGIISALIVSITVIVVGGVCIVKGYSISGTIFGGMGIATIVTTFLRNTKMKNEKYDKDVEVDDNADIEHNKNK; translated from the coding sequence GTGGGCAATAAAAAGATATCAGGAGGACTACAAGATGGTGAAATAAAGCCAGAAGAAACTTCAAAAGAAGAAAATGGAGAAGAGATTTTACCTAAAGAAGCGGAAGGGATTCCACAAGAAAAAGTAGAAGCTTCTGAAATACTAAACAAAGAAGACTTAAAAAAAGAAAACAGAACTTTAAAAAGAAAAGTATTTAGAGGATCAATTTTTACAGGCCCCCTTCCGCCTCCAGAAATTTTTGAGAAATACGAAAAAGTATGTCCTGGTGCAGCTGATAGAATAATATGTATGGCGGAAAAACAAATGAACCATAGACATAGTTTAGAGGAAAAGTTTTTAGATTCAAGTTCGAGGAATAGTATCGTAGGAATAATATCTGCACTTATTGTGTCAATTACTGTGATTGTTGTTGGAGGGGTATGCATAGTAAAGGGTTACTCTATATCGGGAACTATATTTGGAGGAATGGGAATAGCAACTATTGTAACGACCTTTCTTAGAAATACAAAAATGAAAAATGAAAAATATGATAAAGATGTTGAAGTAGATGATAATGCGGATATCGAACATAACAAAAATAAATGA
- a CDS encoding DUF7681 family protein yields the protein MKLSTIQKRENLNQVFSKDEVGPGGAHHNYLVMSNELDFKTQEPLVATEIQFQKGPRKEEGSTPGVIDTDLLEIVRDRLKSFQSGSFSSRENACALTHIEEALMWMNRRVEDRIERNVLGKNEK from the coding sequence ATGAAATTATCAACAATACAAAAAAGAGAAAATTTAAATCAGGTGTTTTCAAAGGATGAAGTAGGACCAGGTGGAGCACACCATAATTATTTAGTGATGAGTAATGAATTGGATTTTAAAACTCAAGAACCGTTAGTTGCTACAGAAATACAGTTCCAGAAGGGGCCGAGGAAAGAGGAAGGGTCTACCCCGGGTGTAATTGATACGGATTTACTTGAAATAGTAAGAGATAGATTAAAGAGTTTCCAGAGTGGATCATTTTCAAGCAGAGAAAATGCATGTGCTTTAACGCATATCGAAGAAGCTCTTATGTGGATGAACAGACGTGTTGAGGATAGAATTGAGAGAAATGTGCTTGGGAAAAATGAAAAATAA
- a CDS encoding recombinase family protein, translating into MNRQSTFSTIRKSTLAFEEAKITALYCRLSRDDELAGDSNSIVNQKAILKKYAEDNGFRNIEFYVDDGVSGTTFDRPDFNRMIADVESGRIGTIIIKDMSRFGRDYLKVGYYTEIMFPEADVRFIAINNGIDSANQADSDFTPFLNIINEWYAKDTSKKIRAVFKSKGQSGKPLCTNPPYGYIKDPEDKLHWIIDEKAAEVVRDIFRLCMAGFGPTQIAKQLEKRCIDTPTVHLRKMGINTPARPPENPYAWSARTVADILAKMEYLGHTVNFKTSKKSYKSKVKIMNNPEEWLVFKNTHEAIIDEGTWETVQKIRDGKRRPSRLGEMGMLSGMMFCADCGAKLYQVRGKGWTHDKEYFVCATYRKKKGMCSSHQIRNVVVEQLLLEDLRRVTSFAKDHEQEFIRIVMNNSEKELAKELRQSQKEYEQAQTRIADIDKIIRKLYEDNVMGKIPEERFYKMSAEYEAEQKALEEKITELKHTIDTANEQSLNTDRFLALVKKYTEITELDAEIIREFIDKIIVFKAEKVDGRRTQRIQIFYNCIGAIDLPN; encoded by the coding sequence ATGAATAGACAGTCAACATTTAGCACTATACGTAAATCAACATTAGCATTTGAAGAAGCGAAAATTACTGCTCTTTACTGCAGGCTTTCCCGTGATGATGAGCTTGCAGGAGACAGCAACAGTATAGTAAACCAGAAGGCAATTCTAAAAAAATATGCTGAGGACAACGGTTTTCGTAACATCGAATTTTATGTGGATGATGGGGTCAGCGGTACAACTTTTGATAGACCAGACTTTAACCGCATGATTGCAGATGTAGAGTCCGGTAGAATTGGAACGATTATCATCAAGGATATGTCCCGATTCGGCAGGGATTACCTTAAAGTAGGATATTATACCGAGATTATGTTTCCTGAAGCAGATGTACGATTCATTGCTATTAACAACGGTATTGATAGTGCAAACCAAGCAGACAGTGACTTTACACCGTTTCTTAACATTATTAATGAATGGTACGCTAAGGATACTAGCAAGAAAATCCGTGCTGTGTTCAAATCCAAGGGACAGTCCGGTAAGCCACTCTGCACCAATCCGCCTTACGGTTATATTAAAGACCCTGAGGATAAGTTGCACTGGATTATAGATGAGAAAGCCGCCGAGGTGGTCAGAGATATTTTCCGACTGTGCATGGCTGGCTTTGGACCTACGCAGATAGCAAAGCAACTTGAAAAGCGATGCATTGATACACCTACGGTGCATCTTCGCAAAATGGGTATTAACACTCCAGCAAGACCGCCTGAAAACCCATATGCTTGGTCGGCTCGTACCGTAGCAGATATTCTGGCTAAAATGGAATATCTAGGTCACACAGTGAATTTCAAGACTTCTAAAAAGTCCTACAAGAGCAAAGTCAAGATAATGAACAATCCAGAAGAATGGCTGGTTTTCAAAAATACCCATGAAGCAATTATCGATGAGGGCACTTGGGAAACAGTGCAGAAAATCAGAGATGGCAAGCGAAGACCATCACGATTAGGTGAAATGGGAATGCTTTCTGGCATGATGTTTTGTGCCGACTGTGGGGCAAAGCTGTATCAGGTTAGAGGCAAGGGATGGACACACGATAAGGAATATTTCGTTTGTGCTACTTACCGCAAGAAAAAGGGTATGTGCAGTTCACATCAGATACGTAATGTTGTAGTGGAACAGCTTTTGCTAGAAGACTTAAGACGTGTAACCTCCTTTGCCAAAGACCATGAACAGGAATTCATCCGTATAGTTATGAATAATTCAGAAAAGGAACTTGCCAAAGAACTCCGCCAAAGTCAAAAGGAGTATGAACAAGCACAGACTCGCATTGCTGACATAGACAAAATCATTCGAAAGCTATATGAGGATAATGTGATGGGCAAAATTCCCGAAGAGCGTTTTTACAAGATGTCAGCTGAATATGAAGCCGAGCAGAAGGCTCTGGAAGAAAAGATAACTGAATTAAAACATACCATTGATACAGCAAATGAACAGTCCCTCAATACCGACCGCTTTTTAGCACTAGTTAAAAAGTACACAGAAATTACAGAATTGGATGCAGAGATTATCCGAGAGTTCATTGACAAAATTATTGTATTTAAGGCTGAAAAAGTAGATGGCCGCAGAACCCAGCGGATTCAAATTTTCTATAACTGCATTGGCGCTATCGACTTACCAAACTAA
- a CDS encoding transposon-encoded TnpW family protein produces MENQSNSRTTKSDIGGTVYVVESRVSDSAKESAYSKLKRLITVNAKSLSKLSNSSNKPTEINSTSSR; encoded by the coding sequence ATGGAGAATCAAAGTAACAGCCGCACAACCAAATCCGATATCGGAGGTACGGTCTATGTGGTGGAATCACGAGTAAGTGATTCAGCAAAGGAAAGTGCATATTCCAAGCTGAAACGACTGATTACGGTCAACGCAAAAAGCCTTTCAAAGTTATCAAATAGTTCAAATAAACCCACGGAAATCAACTCGACTTCTTCAAGGTAG